A single window of Eucalyptus grandis isolate ANBG69807.140 chromosome 1, ASM1654582v1, whole genome shotgun sequence DNA harbors:
- the LOC104437941 gene encoding spermine synthase isoform X2, with protein MEGGAGRGLECLKTMDGRENNGNGSEKGIPSCCLKARASASELDAKCHSTVVSGWFSEYKTFADEARKEVYFNNPMWPGEAHSLKVEKILYEGKSEYQEVLVFQSSAYGKVLVLDGIVQLTEKDECAYQEMITHLPLCSIPSPKKVLVVGGGDGGVLREVSRHSSVELIDICEIDQLVIDVSKKFFPELAVGFEDPRVHLHVGDAVEFLRRAPEGKYDAIIVDSSDPVGPAQELVEKPFFETIARALRPGGVLCNMAESMWLHTHLIEAMISICRETFKGSVHYAWASVPTYPSGVIGFLLCSTEGPPVDFIHPVNPIEKLEGATKHKRELRFYNSEMHSAAFALPTFMKREVRSLQEIQNPVR; from the exons ATGGAGGGAGGCGCAGGAAGAGGTTTGGAATGCCTGAAGACTATGGATGGGAGGGAGAATAACGGGAATGGTTCAGAGAAGGGGATCCCTTCTTGTTGCTTAAAGGCTAGGGCCTCTGCCTCCGAGCTTGATGCGAAATGCCACTCCACTGTTGTTTCAGGGTGGTTCTCAGAGTACAAAACTTTTGCCG ATGAAGCTCGCAAAGAGGTTTACTTCAACAACCCAATGTGGCCAG GGGAAGCCCATTCTTTGAAAGTAGAGAAGATATTGTATGAGGGAAAGTCGGAATATCAGGAGGTCCTGGTTTTTCAG TCCTCGGCATATGGTAAGGTGCTGGTTCTCGATGGCATTGTACAACTGACTGAGAAAGATGAATGTGCCTACCAAGAGATGATTACACATCTTCCCTTGTGTTCAATACCATCGCCGAAGAAG GTTCTAGTTGTTGGTGGAGGTGATGGTGGGGTACTTAGAGAAGTTTCTCGACATAGCTCTGTGGAGCTTATTGATATCTGTGAGATAGATCAATTGGTAATTGAT GTGTCTAAGAAATTTTTTCCAGAGTTAGCAGTTGGATTTGAGGATCCCCGGGTTCACCTGCATGTTGGTGATG CCGTGGAATTCCTTCGGAGAGCTCCTGAGGGCAAGTATGACGCAATTATTGTTGATTCATCAGACCCTGTGG GTCCTGCTCAGGAGCTGGTGGAGAAGCCATTTTTTGAGACCATAGCTAGGGCATTACGACCAGGTGGTGTTCTCTGCAACATGGCAGAAAGCATGTGGCTCCACACGCATCTTATAGAAGCCATGATCTCTATCTGTCGTGAAACATTTAAAGGATCAGTCCACTATGCATGGGCAAGTGTTCCTACATATCCAAG TGGAGTGATTGGATTTCTGTTATGCTCGACAGAGGGCCCACCTGTTGATTTTATTCATCCTGTCAACCCTATTGAGAAGTTAGAAGGAGCCACGAAGCATAAAAGAGAACTTCGATTTTACAATTCGGAG
- the LOC104437941 gene encoding spermine synthase isoform X1 produces the protein MEGGAGRGLECLKTMDGRENNGNGSEKGIPSCCLKARASASELDAKCHSTVVSGWFSEYKTFAADEARKEVYFNNPMWPGEAHSLKVEKILYEGKSEYQEVLVFQSSAYGKVLVLDGIVQLTEKDECAYQEMITHLPLCSIPSPKKVLVVGGGDGGVLREVSRHSSVELIDICEIDQLVIDVSKKFFPELAVGFEDPRVHLHVGDAVEFLRRAPEGKYDAIIVDSSDPVGPAQELVEKPFFETIARALRPGGVLCNMAESMWLHTHLIEAMISICRETFKGSVHYAWASVPTYPSGVIGFLLCSTEGPPVDFIHPVNPIEKLEGATKHKRELRFYNSEMHSAAFALPTFMKREVRSLQEIQNPVR, from the exons ATGGAGGGAGGCGCAGGAAGAGGTTTGGAATGCCTGAAGACTATGGATGGGAGGGAGAATAACGGGAATGGTTCAGAGAAGGGGATCCCTTCTTGTTGCTTAAAGGCTAGGGCCTCTGCCTCCGAGCTTGATGCGAAATGCCACTCCACTGTTGTTTCAGGGTGGTTCTCAGAGTACAAAACTTTTGCCG CAGATGAAGCTCGCAAAGAGGTTTACTTCAACAACCCAATGTGGCCAG GGGAAGCCCATTCTTTGAAAGTAGAGAAGATATTGTATGAGGGAAAGTCGGAATATCAGGAGGTCCTGGTTTTTCAG TCCTCGGCATATGGTAAGGTGCTGGTTCTCGATGGCATTGTACAACTGACTGAGAAAGATGAATGTGCCTACCAAGAGATGATTACACATCTTCCCTTGTGTTCAATACCATCGCCGAAGAAG GTTCTAGTTGTTGGTGGAGGTGATGGTGGGGTACTTAGAGAAGTTTCTCGACATAGCTCTGTGGAGCTTATTGATATCTGTGAGATAGATCAATTGGTAATTGAT GTGTCTAAGAAATTTTTTCCAGAGTTAGCAGTTGGATTTGAGGATCCCCGGGTTCACCTGCATGTTGGTGATG CCGTGGAATTCCTTCGGAGAGCTCCTGAGGGCAAGTATGACGCAATTATTGTTGATTCATCAGACCCTGTGG GTCCTGCTCAGGAGCTGGTGGAGAAGCCATTTTTTGAGACCATAGCTAGGGCATTACGACCAGGTGGTGTTCTCTGCAACATGGCAGAAAGCATGTGGCTCCACACGCATCTTATAGAAGCCATGATCTCTATCTGTCGTGAAACATTTAAAGGATCAGTCCACTATGCATGGGCAAGTGTTCCTACATATCCAAG TGGAGTGATTGGATTTCTGTTATGCTCGACAGAGGGCCCACCTGTTGATTTTATTCATCCTGTCAACCCTATTGAGAAGTTAGAAGGAGCCACGAAGCATAAAAGAGAACTTCGATTTTACAATTCGGAG